The Ensifer adhaerens genome contains a region encoding:
- a CDS encoding cation diffusion facilitator family transporter: MSAPSEQTVLKQSIAATVVVGVTGVIFGLLSGSVSIVFDGVFSAVDASMTLLALGVTQLIPKPSKRFQMGFWHIEPMVLLFNAGLLTLLSFYAMVNAVGSILSGGNHLAFDWAIAYAAVVVVICAFMFFYVRRANRPIGSEFLALDVRAWAMSGAITSALLVAFAIAAALKGTAYEYVTPYVDPAILIVLTLCLIPLPIRTVFQALKEIFLVAPAELDERVRQAAANAVTRHGFADYRTYVAKVGRSKTIEVYLIGTPETKVGTLAELDRIRAEIGEEIGDPGHDRWLTIAFTGDARWAE, encoded by the coding sequence ATGAGTGCGCCAAGCGAACAGACAGTCCTCAAACAATCGATCGCGGCCACCGTGGTCGTCGGGGTGACGGGCGTTATCTTCGGTCTGCTATCGGGCTCGGTTTCCATCGTGTTCGACGGCGTCTTCTCGGCCGTCGACGCCTCCATGACCTTGCTTGCGCTTGGCGTGACGCAGCTTATCCCGAAACCGAGCAAGCGCTTCCAGATGGGCTTCTGGCACATCGAACCGATGGTGCTGCTCTTCAATGCCGGCCTTCTGACCCTGCTTTCCTTCTACGCGATGGTGAACGCCGTCGGCTCCATTCTGTCGGGCGGCAATCACCTCGCCTTCGACTGGGCGATCGCCTATGCCGCCGTCGTCGTGGTGATCTGCGCCTTCATGTTCTTCTATGTACGCCGGGCGAACCGGCCGATCGGCTCGGAGTTCCTGGCGCTCGACGTGCGCGCCTGGGCGATGTCCGGCGCGATTACCTCCGCCCTGCTCGTCGCCTTTGCGATCGCCGCCGCCTTGAAGGGAACGGCCTACGAGTACGTCACGCCCTATGTCGACCCGGCGATCCTGATCGTGCTGACGCTCTGCCTGATCCCGCTGCCGATCCGCACGGTCTTCCAGGCGCTGAAGGAGATCTTCCTCGTCGCACCCGCCGAGCTTGACGAGCGCGTGCGGCAGGCAGCGGCGAACGCCGTCACACGCCACGGCTTTGCCGATTACCGCACCTATGTCGCCAAGGTCGGGCGCTCCAAGACGATCGAGGTCTATCTGATCGGAACGCCCGAAACCAAGGTCGGCACGCTCGCCGAACTCGACCGGATCCGCGCCGAGATCGGCGAGGAGATCGGTGATCCCGGCCATGACCGCTGGCTGACGATCGCCTTTACCGGCGACGCGCGCTGGGCGGAATAG
- a CDS encoding ABC-F family ATP-binding cassette domain-containing protein, with translation MPASISLSRISWSAPEGRSLLSDLDLSFGPVRTGLVGRNGVGKSTLLRLVEGTLAPQAGKVSVVGSLGVLSQTVQVAADETVANLFGVTDALAVLQKAEEGGATLDELASADWTLEARMEEALARVGLDASAETRLAALSGGQMTRVKLAALVFKEPDFILLDEPTNNLDREGRAAVAALMAGWRGGAIVVSHDRELLEEMDAIVELTTLGATTYGGNWSHYRERKAIELASARHDLADAERRLAEVERKTQETAERKARKDAAGRRKRAKGDEPLLLLDARKERSEKTGGDNARLADRRRDQAVGDLVEARERIEILQPLTVRLPPTGLPAGRSVLQVDNVGVGYERGKPVVDRLSLSIVGPERVALTGRNGSGKTTLLSLLTGDLQPWSGSVRLLVDHAVLDQKVSLLDPALSIRDNFRGLNPDASENDCRAALARFMFRADAALQVVSSLSGGQMLRAGLACVLGGRNPPQLLILDEPTNHLDIDSIEAVEAGLRAYDGALLVVSHDRAFLEAIGITRRIELS, from the coding sequence ATGCCTGCTTCGATTTCACTCTCCCGTATTTCGTGGTCCGCGCCTGAGGGCCGAAGCCTCCTTTCCGATCTCGACCTGAGCTTTGGTCCCGTTCGCACCGGCCTTGTCGGTCGCAATGGCGTGGGAAAATCCACCCTGCTGCGACTGGTCGAGGGAACGCTGGCGCCGCAGGCCGGCAAGGTCAGCGTCGTCGGCAGCCTCGGCGTGCTCAGCCAGACCGTTCAGGTCGCGGCCGACGAGACCGTCGCCAATCTCTTCGGCGTCACCGACGCGCTTGCGGTTCTGCAGAAAGCAGAAGAGGGGGGCGCCACCCTTGACGAACTGGCTTCCGCCGACTGGACGCTGGAGGCCCGCATGGAGGAAGCGCTGGCGCGCGTCGGTCTGGACGCTTCGGCGGAAACGCGCCTTGCCGCCTTGTCCGGCGGGCAGATGACCCGCGTGAAGCTTGCCGCGCTCGTCTTCAAGGAGCCTGACTTCATCCTGCTCGACGAACCCACCAACAATCTCGACCGCGAGGGGCGGGCGGCCGTCGCTGCGCTGATGGCGGGCTGGCGCGGCGGCGCCATCGTCGTCAGCCATGATCGCGAACTCCTGGAAGAGATGGACGCAATCGTCGAACTGACAACGCTCGGCGCCACCACCTACGGCGGCAATTGGAGCCACTATCGTGAACGCAAGGCGATCGAGCTGGCGTCTGCTCGCCACGATCTCGCCGATGCCGAGCGGCGTCTGGCCGAGGTCGAGCGCAAGACCCAGGAGACGGCCGAACGCAAGGCGCGCAAGGATGCCGCCGGCCGCCGCAAGCGCGCCAAGGGCGACGAACCGCTGCTCTTGCTCGACGCCAGGAAGGAGCGTAGCGAAAAGACCGGCGGCGACAATGCCCGCCTTGCGGACCGGCGACGGGACCAGGCGGTCGGCGATCTCGTCGAAGCGCGCGAGCGCATCGAAATCCTGCAGCCGCTGACTGTTCGCCTGCCGCCGACCGGACTGCCTGCCGGTCGCAGTGTCCTGCAGGTCGATAACGTCGGCGTCGGCTATGAACGGGGGAAGCCGGTCGTCGACCGGCTGTCGCTCTCGATCGTCGGGCCGGAGCGCGTTGCGCTTACCGGCCGCAACGGTTCGGGCAAGACGACCCTGCTGTCGCTGCTGACGGGTGATCTACAGCCATGGTCCGGCAGCGTGCGCCTGCTCGTCGATCACGCCGTGCTCGACCAAAAGGTAAGCCTGCTCGATCCCGCGCTCTCTATCCGCGACAATTTTCGGGGTCTCAATCCTGATGCCAGCGAGAACGATTGCCGGGCAGCGCTCGCCCGCTTCATGTTCCGGGCCGATGCTGCCCTGCAGGTCGTCTCGAGCCTCAGCGGCGGCCAGATGCTGCGGGCCGGTCTGGCCTGCGTGCTCGGTGGTCGCAATCCGCCGCAGCTCCTGATCCTCGACGAGCCGACCAACCATCTGGATATCGATTCCATCGAGGCGGTCGAGGCGGGGCTCAGGGCCTATGACGGCGCGCTGCTCGTCGTCAGCCACGACCGGGCCTTCCTGGAGGCGATCGGCATCACCAGGCGGATCGAACTTTCCTGA